Proteins co-encoded in one Capsicum annuum cultivar UCD-10X-F1 chromosome 9, UCD10Xv1.1, whole genome shotgun sequence genomic window:
- the LOC124887278 gene encoding E3 ubiquitin-protein ligase APD1-like translates to MSFLIWLVLWYLNYIRSSHQEGIRDQVEQMESQQTPLLSHKDDDLASCGSSCDDLSQDDEYNEDALDLNAPQGRQVKDGEFNSNIRRLCAICFDAPRNCFFLPCGHHASCFECGTRGRISTWVSVCDGMLVDLEVVW, encoded by the exons ATGAGTTTTCTCATTTGGTTGGTACTCTGGTACTTGAATTATATACGTTCCTCTCATCAGGAAGGTATTAGAGATCAAGTGGAGCAGATGGAATCTCAGCAAACCCCTCTTCTTTCACACAAAGATGATGATCTCGCTAGCTGCGGTTCTTCTTGCGATGATCTTTCACAAGACGACGAGTATAATGAAGATGCACTGGACCTCAATGCACCTCAAGGAAGACAAGTCAAAGACGGTGAATTCAACAGCAATATTCGTCGACTCTGCGCAATTTGTTTTGATGCACCAAGGAACTGCTTCTTTCTTCCATGTGGACACCATGCTTCCTGTTTTGAATGTGGAACTAG GGGCCGCATAAGCACTTGGGTTTCAGTCTGTGATGGCATGCTGGTTGACTTagaggtcgtttggtag